One genomic region from Equus asinus isolate D_3611 breed Donkey chromosome 8, EquAss-T2T_v2, whole genome shotgun sequence encodes:
- the SLC35E4 gene encoding solute carrier family 35 member E4, which yields MCRCWLEHHDGRMTSAEAVAVADNARVAGSPEWPLDAPQALGQPGRARVAMAALVWLLAGASMSSLNKWIFTVHGFGQPLLLSALHMLAAALACHWGAQRPMPGRARRQVLLLSLTFGTSMACGNVGLSAVPLDLAQLATTTTPLITLALSALLLGRRHHPLQFAAMGPLCLGAACSLAGELRTPPAGCGFLLAATCLRGLKSIQQSALLQEERLDAVTLLYATSLPSFCLLAGAALVLEAGVAPPPAPTDSRLWACILLSCLLSVLYNLASFSLLALTSALTVHVLGNLTVVGNLVLSRLLFGSRLSTLSYVGIALTLSGMFLYHNCEFVASWAVRRGFWRRDQPGKGL from the exons ATGTGCCGCTGCTGGCTGGAGCACCATGATGGCAGGATGACCTCAGCTGAGGCAGTGGCAGTGGCTGACAATGCTCGGGTGGCTGGTTCCCCCGAGTGGCCCCTTGATGCCCCCCAGGCCCTTGGGCAGCCTGGCCGGGCCCGGGTGGCCATGGCAGCACTAGTGTGGCTGCTGGCGGGAGCCAGCATGTCGAGCCTCAACAAGTGGATTTTCACAGTGCATGGCTTCGGGCAGCCCCTGCTGCTCTCGGCGCTGCACATGCTGGCGGCAGCATTGGCATGCCACTGGGGGGCACAGCGCCCCATGcccggccgcgcccgccgccaaGTGCTGCTGCTCAGCCTCACCTTTGGCACCTCGATGGCCTGCGGCAATGTGGGCCTGAGCGCGGTGCCCCTGGACCTGGCACAGCTGGCCACCACCACCACGCCACTGATCACGCTGGCCCTGTCGGCGCTGCTGCTAGGCCGCCGCCATCACCCACTGCAGTTTGCCGCCATGGGCCCACTCTGCCTGGGGGCTGCCTGCAGCCTGGCTGGTGAGCTCCGGACACCCCCTGCTGGCTGTGGCTTCCTGCTGGCGGCCACCTGCCTCCGTGGCCTCAAGTCCATTCAGCAGA GTGCCCTGCTGCAAGAGGAGAGGCTGGACGCGGTAACCCTGTTGTACGCCACCTCGCTGCCCAGCTTCTGCCTGCTGGCGGGTGCGGCCCTCGTGCTGGAGGCTGGTGTGGCACCGCCACCCGCTCCCACTGACTCCCGCCTCTGGGCCTGCATCCTGCTCAGCTGCCTCCTGTCTGTGCTCTACAACCTGGCCAGCTTCTCCCTGCTGGCTCTCACCTCTGCCCTCACTGTTCACGTCCTGGGCAACCTCACTGTTGTGGGCAACCTCGTCCTGTCCCGGCTCCTGTTTGGCAGCCGCCTCAGCACCCTCAGCTACGTGGGCATTGCACTCACTCTTTCAGGAATGTTCCTTTACCACAACTGCGAGTTCGTGGCCTCCTGGGCTGTCCGCCGGGGCTTCTGGAGGAGGGACCAACCTGGCAAGGGTCTTTGA